Proteins co-encoded in one Cytobacillus sp. NJ13 genomic window:
- a CDS encoding ABC transporter permease: MVGLIQNEWMKIFRRPGTYVMIGLLLIMTTVAGAFIKYQESGGTVPDNTEWKRGLQTQNESYQKQLEEMGEMAPREMKEQYQREIAINEYRIKNDISPNQEYSVWGFVSDTSQLIEFAGLFTIIIAGGIVASEFSWGTIKLLLIRPIKRVKILGAKYITVVLFGLLVLSILFGYSALLGGLLFGFPEKAFPYLYYYNGTVTEQSMGLHLIAYYGLKSINMLMLATMAFMISAVFRNSSLAIGLSLFLMFMGGQVTRLIAMKYDWAKYSLFANTDLLQYFEGMPMVQGMTIGFSILMILIYFLLFQVLAFYVFNKRDVSA; the protein is encoded by the coding sequence ATGGTCGGGCTGATTCAAAATGAGTGGATGAAGATTTTTAGGCGGCCGGGCACATATGTTATGATCGGACTGCTTTTAATCATGACGACTGTAGCAGGTGCCTTTATAAAATATCAGGAAAGCGGAGGGACGGTCCCGGATAATACGGAATGGAAAAGGGGACTGCAGACTCAAAACGAAAGCTATCAAAAACAGCTTGAAGAGATGGGGGAAATGGCACCCAGAGAAATGAAAGAACAGTATCAGAGGGAGATTGCCATTAACGAATACAGAATTAAAAATGATATTTCACCGAATCAGGAATACTCTGTCTGGGGATTTGTATCAGATACCTCACAGCTGATAGAATTTGCCGGCCTGTTTACCATCATCATTGCCGGAGGAATTGTGGCAAGTGAGTTTTCATGGGGAACCATCAAGCTTCTTTTGATTAGGCCTATCAAAAGAGTAAAAATCCTGGGAGCAAAGTATATTACCGTTGTTCTATTCGGTCTGCTGGTGCTGTCCATCCTCTTTGGATATTCAGCACTGCTTGGCGGACTCCTTTTTGGATTTCCTGAAAAAGCATTTCCTTATTTATATTATTACAATGGAACAGTGACAGAACAAAGTATGGGACTTCATCTGATAGCTTATTATGGCCTTAAATCCATTAATATGCTTATGCTGGCAACCATGGCTTTTATGATTTCAGCTGTTTTCAGGAATAGCTCGCTGGCAATAGGACTTTCCTTGTTTCTCATGTTTATGGGAGGACAGGTTACAAGGCTGATTGCAATGAAATATGATTGGGCAAAGTACAGCCTATTTGCCAATACAGACCTCCTTCAATATTTTGAAGGGATGCCAATGGTTCAGGGGATGACGATTGGATTTTCAATCTTGATGATACTAATATACTTCCTGCTTTTCCAGGTGCTTGCATTTTATGTGTTTAATAAAAGAGATGTTTCTGCATAA
- a CDS encoding replication-associated recombination protein A has protein sequence MNIKPLAYRMRPRTIDEIIGQEHLVSEGKIIYRMVQAKQLSSMILYGPPGIGKTSIASAIAGSTKYAFRTLNAVTNNKKDMEVVAAEAKMSGKVILLLDEVHRLDKGKQDFLLPYLENGSITLIGATTSNPYHAINPAIRSRCQIFELKPLSADEIKRALTRALLDKERGLGNKQTDVTDEALTHLATASNGDVRSSLNALELAVLSTKEDEEGIIKIDLSAAEECIQRKSFTHDKDGDAHYDVLSGFQKSIRGSDVNAALHYLGRLIEAGDLQSISRRLLVIAYEDIGLASPQAGARTLAAIETAERIGFPEARIPLANAVIELCLSPKSNSAYTALDSAIADIRAGKSGEVPDHLKDAHYKGAKELGRGIGYLYPHDYETGWVKQQYLPDRIKNKVYYQPKKTGKFEQALASVYEKLLK, from the coding sequence TTGAACATTAAACCTCTTGCATACCGGATGAGACCGAGAACGATTGATGAAATCATCGGCCAGGAGCATCTTGTTTCAGAAGGAAAAATTATCTATCGCATGGTGCAGGCTAAACAGCTTTCATCGATGATTCTGTACGGCCCTCCAGGTATTGGAAAAACCTCGATTGCAAGTGCCATTGCAGGGAGCACCAAATACGCTTTCCGCACTTTAAATGCTGTGACTAACAATAAAAAAGATATGGAAGTGGTAGCGGCAGAAGCCAAAATGTCCGGAAAGGTTATTCTCCTGCTGGATGAAGTCCATAGACTTGATAAAGGCAAACAAGATTTCCTGCTGCCCTATCTGGAAAATGGCAGCATCACTTTAATTGGCGCCACAACCAGCAATCCATATCATGCAATTAACCCGGCTATCAGAAGCCGGTGCCAAATTTTCGAACTAAAGCCGCTGTCTGCTGATGAAATAAAAAGAGCACTGACAAGGGCATTGCTGGATAAGGAACGAGGTCTTGGCAATAAACAAACTGATGTTACCGATGAAGCGCTGACGCATCTTGCCACCGCTTCAAATGGTGATGTCAGAAGCTCGCTTAATGCATTGGAACTGGCTGTGCTTTCAACAAAAGAAGATGAAGAAGGAATCATTAAGATTGATTTGTCTGCTGCCGAGGAATGCATTCAGCGCAAAAGCTTTACACACGATAAAGATGGAGATGCCCATTACGATGTCTTATCCGGTTTTCAAAAGTCCATCCGCGGAAGTGATGTAAATGCGGCATTGCATTATTTGGGAAGATTAATTGAAGCAGGCGACCTGCAAAGCATAAGCAGAAGACTTTTGGTTATCGCCTATGAAGATATCGGACTGGCATCTCCGCAAGCCGGAGCCAGAACCCTTGCAGCCATCGAAACAGCTGAAAGGATTGGATTCCCGGAAGCAAGGATTCCGCTGGCAAATGCAGTCATTGAGCTCTGCCTCTCTCCAAAATCCAATTCAGCATACACAGCATTGGATTCTGCAATTGCGGATATCCGCGCAGGAAAAAGCGGTGAAGTCCCTGATCACTTGAAGGACGCCCACTACAAAGGAGCAAAAGAGCTTGGCAGAGGCATTGGCTATCTATATCCCCACGATTATGAAACAGGCTGGGTCAAACAGCAGTACTTGCCGGACAGAATAAAAAACAAGGTGTATTATCAGCCTAAGAAAACAGGCAAATTTGAACAGGCATTAGCATCTGTCTATGAAAAACTCCTTAAATAG
- a CDS encoding YitT family protein has protein sequence MLLKNKGQIGPRFMVYLTGLLVMSLGIVLLIVADIGATPWDVLHVGLYYQLGLTIGSWSIIVGIFILAAAALISKEFPQAGAFLNMILIGLFIDAYLLLPFMQTPNGIAGKMAMFGIGIIVYCYGMGLYISAQLGAGPRDSLMIALTAKTGWKVRNVRALMEIAVLTVGWQLGGPVFWGTIVLSLTVGPIVGAALPQCQALTDRFLAKLKEKDIYANQMLKEKDRGAS, from the coding sequence ATGTTATTGAAAAATAAAGGGCAAATCGGTCCCAGGTTTATGGTGTATCTAACAGGACTGCTTGTCATGAGCCTGGGTATTGTTTTATTAATAGTAGCTGATATAGGGGCAACTCCCTGGGATGTTCTGCATGTTGGGCTGTACTACCAGCTTGGCCTGACGATAGGCAGCTGGTCCATCATTGTGGGGATCTTCATATTAGCTGCTGCAGCACTGATTTCAAAGGAATTTCCACAGGCCGGTGCATTCTTGAATATGATACTGATTGGTCTGTTTATTGACGCCTATTTACTTTTGCCTTTTATGCAGACACCAAATGGGATTGCTGGAAAAATGGCCATGTTTGGGATAGGGATAATTGTTTATTGCTACGGAATGGGGCTTTACATTTCTGCTCAGCTTGGAGCCGGGCCAAGGGATAGCCTGATGATTGCTTTGACAGCAAAAACTGGCTGGAAGGTCAGAAATGTCAGAGCCTTAATGGAAATTGCTGTACTGACAGTTGGATGGCAGCTTGGAGGACCTGTCTTCTGGGGAACCATTGTGCTCAGCTTGACAGTCGGGCCGATTGTCGGGGCAGCTTTGCCGCAGTGCCAGGCTTTAACTGACCGATTTTTGGCAAAGCTTAAAGAAAAGGATATTTATGCGAATCAAATGCTTAAAGAAAAGGATAGAGGTGCAAGCTGA
- a CDS encoding Rrf2 family transcriptional regulator, with translation MKISTKGRYGLTIMIELAKKHGEGPTSLKSIAQTNDLSEHYLEQLIAPLRNAGLVKSIRGAYGGYILGKEPTKITAGDIIRVLEGPISPVEGIEDEEPAKRELWMRIRDAVKDVLDNTTLEDLASHTDTGESDAYMFYI, from the coding sequence ATGAAAATATCTACTAAAGGCCGTTATGGTTTAACTATAATGATTGAATTAGCTAAAAAGCATGGGGAAGGCCCTACATCGTTAAAGTCGATTGCCCAGACGAATGACCTGTCTGAGCACTATCTGGAGCAGCTTATAGCGCCGCTCCGGAATGCCGGTCTTGTTAAAAGCATCCGTGGTGCATACGGCGGATACATTTTAGGAAAAGAACCGACAAAAATTACTGCCGGTGATATTATCAGAGTGCTTGAAGGGCCGATCAGCCCGGTGGAAGGCATTGAAGATGAAGAGCCTGCAAAGAGAGAACTATGGATGCGCATTCGTGATGCCGTGAAAGATGTGCTTGATAATACAACACTCGAAGACCTTGCCAGCCATACGGATACCGGTGAATCGGATGCTTATATGTTTTATATTTAG
- a CDS encoding cysteine desulfurase family protein — protein sequence MERIYLDHAATSPMHPEVIERMTEVMKSEYGNPSSIHYFGRSARHIVDEARSSLANSIGAKANDIIFTSGGTEADNHAIFGTAESCRHKGKHIITTQIEHHAVLHACEELEKQGFEVTYLPVDPNGRVSVKDVEQALREDTILVTIMYGNNEIGTLQPIKEIGELLAEHPAKFHTDAVQAFGIEKIDVQELRVDLLSVSAHKINGPKGIGFLYAHPDVKLSSRLFGGEQERKRRAGTENVPSIAGFQEAVLIIQKEMETKREELHSFKMLFMNKLKQEEAVFELNGSLDYSLPHVLNLSFPGTNVEAMLVNLDLAGIAASSGSACTAGSIDPSHVLVSMFGKGSDKLQNSIRFSFGLFNTKEQAERAAEQTAKIVKRLAK from the coding sequence TTGGAAAGAATATACCTTGACCATGCGGCAACATCGCCAATGCATCCGGAAGTGATTGAACGGATGACTGAAGTCATGAAATCTGAATATGGAAATCCTTCAAGTATTCATTATTTCGGGCGGAGTGCACGCCATATTGTTGATGAAGCAAGATCTTCCTTAGCAAACAGCATTGGTGCAAAAGCCAATGACATTATTTTTACAAGCGGCGGTACTGAAGCTGATAATCATGCAATTTTTGGAACGGCTGAATCCTGCCGCCATAAGGGTAAACACATCATCACAACGCAAATTGAACATCATGCGGTTTTACATGCATGTGAGGAGCTTGAAAAACAGGGCTTTGAGGTAACGTATTTGCCTGTTGATCCGAATGGGCGTGTTTCGGTAAAGGACGTAGAACAAGCTTTGAGGGAGGATACCATTCTTGTAACCATCATGTATGGAAATAATGAAATAGGGACCCTTCAGCCGATTAAGGAAATAGGCGAGCTATTAGCGGAGCACCCTGCTAAATTCCATACCGATGCTGTTCAAGCTTTTGGGATTGAAAAAATTGATGTGCAGGAACTGAGAGTGGATTTGCTTTCTGTCTCCGCCCATAAAATTAATGGCCCAAAAGGAATCGGATTTTTATATGCCCATCCTGATGTGAAACTTTCTTCACGCCTTTTTGGCGGTGAACAAGAAAGAAAGCGCAGAGCAGGAACTGAAAATGTCCCATCTATTGCAGGCTTTCAGGAGGCTGTCCTGATCATTCAGAAGGAGATGGAAACTAAGCGGGAAGAGCTGCATTCTTTTAAGATGCTGTTCATGAATAAATTGAAGCAGGAAGAAGCTGTTTTTGAACTGAACGGATCACTTGATTATTCCCTGCCTCATGTTTTAAACTTAAGCTTTCCCGGAACAAATGTTGAAGCCATGCTGGTTAATCTTGATTTGGCTGGAATAGCAGCATCAAGCGGGTCGGCCTGTACTGCAGGATCCATCGATCCATCCCACGTCCTTGTCAGCATGTTTGGAAAAGGATCAGACAAACTGCAAAATTCCATCCGTTTCAGCTTTGGCCTGTTTAACACAAAGGAACAAGCCGAAAGGGCAGCAGAACAAACAGCCAAAATCGTGAAGCGGCTGGCTAAATAG
- the mnmA gene encoding tRNA 2-thiouridine(34) synthase MnmA, which produces MNKDPKDTRVVVGMSGGVDSSVAALLLKEQGYDVIGIFMKNWDDTDENGVCTATEDYNDVIRVCNQIGIPYYAVNFEKQYWDKVFTYFLEEYKAGRTPNPDVMCNKEIKFKAFLEHAMSLGADYLATGHYARVEFRDGEYKMLRGLDDNKDQTYFLNQLTQEQLEKVMFPIGDIEKSKVRELAKEAGLATAAKKDSTGICFIGERNFKEFLGNYLPAQPGNMETMDGKAVGKHDGLMYYTIGQRHGLGIGGAGEPWFAIGKDLKRNVLYVGQGFHNEMLYSDSIIAVNASWVTHSDLPQEFECTAKFRYRQADSRVKVHTLGDGKVQVIFDEPIRAVTPGQAVVFYNGDECLGGGTIDKIFKDGKQLDYVG; this is translated from the coding sequence ATGAATAAAGATCCAAAGGATACCCGGGTAGTGGTTGGAATGTCCGGAGGCGTTGATTCTTCTGTTGCGGCCCTGCTTCTGAAGGAACAGGGGTACGATGTGATCGGGATTTTTATGAAAAACTGGGATGATACCGACGAGAACGGTGTATGTACCGCCACAGAGGATTACAATGATGTCATCCGGGTATGCAACCAAATCGGAATTCCTTATTATGCAGTCAACTTTGAAAAGCAATATTGGGATAAGGTGTTTACCTACTTTCTTGAAGAATACAAGGCAGGACGAACACCCAATCCCGATGTCATGTGCAATAAGGAAATTAAATTTAAGGCTTTCCTTGAACACGCTATGAGCCTTGGCGCAGATTACCTGGCTACTGGCCACTATGCACGCGTGGAATTCAGGGATGGCGAATACAAAATGCTGAGAGGCCTTGATGATAATAAGGACCAAACTTATTTCCTGAACCAGTTAACACAGGAACAGCTCGAAAAAGTTATGTTTCCTATTGGCGATATTGAAAAATCAAAAGTGCGTGAACTGGCAAAGGAAGCCGGTTTGGCAACTGCAGCAAAGAAAGACAGCACGGGCATCTGCTTTATAGGAGAGCGTAACTTCAAGGAGTTCCTTGGAAATTACCTTCCCGCTCAGCCAGGGAACATGGAAACCATGGACGGCAAAGCTGTCGGCAAGCATGATGGCCTGATGTATTATACGATTGGGCAGCGACATGGACTTGGCATTGGCGGAGCAGGTGAACCATGGTTTGCAATTGGCAAAGATCTGAAACGGAATGTCTTGTATGTTGGACAAGGCTTCCACAATGAAATGCTCTATTCAGACTCCATTATTGCTGTTAATGCCAGCTGGGTTACCCATTCAGATCTGCCGCAGGAATTTGAATGTACGGCTAAGTTCAGATACCGCCAGGCTGATAGCAGAGTAAAAGTTCATACTCTTGGAGATGGAAAAGTACAAGTTATTTTTGACGAGCCAATCCGAGCTGTTACCCCGGGGCAGGCAGTTGTTTTTTATAATGGAGACGAGTGCCTTGGCGGGGGAACAATTGATAAAATATTCAAAGATGGCAAACAGCTGGATTATGTGGGTTAA
- a CDS encoding tetratricopeptide repeat protein produces MDKNQVGIQYMQEGKWEEAAKVFMEAIEENPSDPVSYINFGNVLSAVGENEKALKFYEKAIGLDENAGAAYYSAGNLYYELQQFDEAKKMFETALKKGLETGDNFFMLGMSLTALDQGKLALPYLQRSVELNEDDAEAYFQYGLCLAQLDYIDEAIQQMKKCIEIEPEHADAYYNLGVAYGFKEEENEALAYFNKALEIQPDHMLAGYGKKLIEKGGSELN; encoded by the coding sequence ATGGATAAGAACCAAGTGGGTATTCAATATATGCAGGAAGGAAAATGGGAAGAAGCAGCGAAAGTTTTTATGGAAGCAATCGAAGAAAATCCTTCTGATCCTGTTTCCTATATTAACTTTGGAAATGTGTTATCAGCTGTAGGGGAAAACGAAAAAGCGCTGAAGTTCTATGAAAAGGCAATAGGACTTGATGAAAATGCCGGTGCTGCGTATTACAGTGCGGGGAATTTATATTATGAATTGCAGCAGTTTGACGAAGCCAAAAAAATGTTTGAAACAGCATTGAAAAAAGGCCTGGAAACCGGAGATAACTTCTTCATGCTTGGTATGTCGCTAACTGCACTTGACCAGGGCAAACTGGCTTTGCCTTATTTGCAGCGCAGTGTGGAGCTGAATGAAGACGATGCTGAAGCATATTTTCAATATGGATTATGCCTGGCACAGCTGGATTATATTGATGAAGCAATCCAGCAGATGAAAAAGTGCATTGAAATTGAGCCGGAGCATGCAGATGCTTATTATAACCTTGGAGTAGCATATGGATTTAAAGAAGAGGAAAATGAAGCACTTGCTTACTTTAATAAGGCGCTGGAAATCCAGCCGGACCATATGCTTGCCGGCTATGGAAAAAAGCTGATTGAAAAAGGCGGCAGTGAATTGAACTAA
- a CDS encoding ATP-dependent RecD-like DNA helicase yields the protein MEKQDSMDLFAEQGKFIKGRHLVTIFHNEQNLYTVVRIRVDETNDSYDEKEAVITGYLPKMHEHETYIFYGEFKDHPKFGVQFHASHYRKDLPQTKQGVANYLSSELFKGIGKKTAEQIVETLGEDAITRILNQPSILDKVPKLSPEKAKLLYDTLMEHQGLEQAMIALNQYGFGPQLSMRIYQVYKEMTIEVVQNNPYKLVEDIEGVGFGRADELGYQIGISGNHPDRLKAACLYILEMESMQAGHVYIEARPLLQSVKKLLEENKRDTIEYKDISNELIKLEEEGKIMAEGQKIYLPSLYFSEKGLVTNIKRILKQTQYDEQFPESEFLLALGNLEERLGVQYAPTQKEAIQTALMSPMLILTGGPGTGKTTVIKGIVELYAELHGCSLEPKDYKKEEPFPFLLAAPTGRAAKRMAESTGLPAVTIHRLLGWNGTEGFDRHEESPLEGRILIVDETSMVDVWLANQLFKALPENMQVILVGDEDQLPSVGPGQVLKDLLRSERIPTVRLTDIYRQAEGSSIIELAHEMKKGKLPANISAQQTDRSFIKCQPGQIADVVEKVVLNAKKKGYSSKDIQVLAPMYRGPAGIDRLNEILQEILNPNADGTRKELSFGDVKYRIGDKVLQLVNQPENNVFNGDMGEIVSIFYAKENTEKQDMIVVSFDGAEAAYTRQDLNQITHAYCCSVHKSQGSEFPIVILPVVKSYYRMLRRNLLYTAITRSRQFLILCGEEDALKIGVERADEQARLTTLSEKLRDAIPLNDETVQEDTAESSLQETLTLEEKLLRADPMIGMGNITPYDFMEKEYS from the coding sequence ATGGAGAAACAGGATTCCATGGATCTTTTTGCCGAACAGGGAAAGTTCATAAAAGGCAGACACCTTGTCACAATCTTTCATAATGAACAAAACTTATATACGGTTGTGCGCATTCGGGTTGATGAAACGAATGACTCTTATGATGAAAAAGAAGCGGTCATTACAGGCTATCTGCCAAAGATGCATGAGCATGAAACTTATATTTTCTATGGTGAATTCAAAGACCACCCTAAGTTCGGCGTCCAATTCCACGCAAGCCATTACAGGAAAGATCTTCCCCAGACCAAGCAAGGTGTAGCCAATTATTTATCAAGCGAATTATTTAAAGGGATTGGAAAGAAAACCGCCGAGCAAATCGTCGAGACACTTGGCGAAGATGCAATCACACGCATTCTTAATCAGCCTTCTATCCTTGATAAGGTTCCAAAACTGTCACCTGAAAAAGCTAAATTGCTTTACGACACGCTTATGGAACATCAAGGTCTTGAGCAAGCCATGATTGCGCTTAATCAATATGGTTTTGGCCCGCAGCTTTCCATGAGAATTTATCAAGTGTATAAAGAAATGACGATCGAAGTCGTTCAAAACAATCCTTATAAGCTGGTTGAGGATATAGAAGGAGTCGGCTTTGGCCGTGCAGATGAACTGGGATATCAAATCGGCATATCAGGAAATCATCCTGATCGTTTAAAAGCAGCCTGCCTCTACATACTTGAAATGGAAAGCATGCAGGCAGGCCATGTTTATATTGAAGCAAGACCTCTTCTGCAAAGTGTGAAGAAGCTTTTAGAAGAAAATAAGCGTGATACCATTGAATACAAGGATATATCCAATGAACTCATTAAGCTTGAAGAGGAAGGGAAGATCATGGCTGAAGGCCAAAAGATATACCTTCCATCCCTATATTTTTCTGAAAAGGGACTTGTAACCAATATTAAACGGATCCTTAAGCAAACACAGTATGATGAACAGTTCCCGGAGTCGGAATTTCTTTTGGCCCTTGGCAATCTGGAGGAACGTCTGGGTGTTCAGTATGCCCCAACCCAAAAGGAAGCCATTCAAACAGCTCTTATGTCTCCTATGCTGATACTGACTGGCGGCCCGGGTACAGGAAAAACAACTGTTATTAAGGGAATTGTTGAATTATATGCCGAGCTGCATGGCTGCTCCCTTGAACCTAAAGACTATAAAAAGGAAGAGCCTTTTCCGTTCCTGCTGGCTGCACCAACAGGAAGGGCTGCAAAACGGATGGCCGAGTCAACAGGGCTGCCCGCTGTAACCATTCACCGCCTTCTTGGATGGAATGGGACCGAAGGGTTTGACCGTCACGAAGAGAGTCCATTGGAAGGCAGAATTTTAATTGTTGATGAGACATCAATGGTTGATGTTTGGCTTGCTAATCAGCTTTTCAAGGCTCTCCCTGAAAATATGCAGGTAATCCTTGTAGGGGATGAAGATCAGCTGCCTTCAGTGGGTCCAGGCCAGGTTTTGAAAGATCTTTTGCGTTCAGAACGTATTCCTACTGTTCGACTTACAGATATTTACAGGCAGGCTGAAGGATCCTCAATCATTGAATTGGCCCACGAAATGAAGAAGGGCAAACTTCCAGCGAACATTTCTGCACAGCAGACTGATCGTTCCTTTATTAAATGCCAGCCGGGCCAAATTGCGGATGTTGTTGAAAAGGTTGTCCTGAATGCCAAAAAGAAAGGGTATTCTTCAAAAGATATTCAGGTGCTTGCCCCTATGTACCGCGGACCCGCAGGAATTGACAGGCTAAACGAAATATTGCAGGAAATTCTGAATCCAAATGCTGATGGAACGAGGAAAGAGCTGTCCTTTGGTGATGTGAAATACAGAATCGGCGATAAAGTCCTTCAGCTTGTCAATCAGCCTGAGAATAATGTGTTTAATGGGGATATGGGTGAGATTGTTTCTATTTTTTACGCAAAGGAAAATACGGAAAAACAGGATATGATTGTCGTATCCTTCGATGGTGCGGAAGCTGCATACACAAGGCAGGATCTCAATCAGATCACTCATGCCTACTGCTGTTCTGTCCATAAATCCCAGGGAAGTGAATTCCCTATTGTCATTTTGCCTGTTGTTAAAAGCTATTACAGGATGCTTAGAAGAAATCTTCTTTATACCGCCATTACCCGCAGCAGACAATTTTTAATACTGTGCGGTGAGGAAGATGCGTTAAAAATCGGTGTGGAACGTGCGGATGAACAGGCCCGCCTGACAACTTTATCTGAAAAGCTTAGAGATGCAATCCCATTAAATGATGAAACAGTGCAGGAAGATACAGCTGAATCTTCTCTGCAGGAAACACTAACCCTCGAGGAAAAGCTTCTCCGCGCCGATCCCATGATAGGAATGGGAAATATAACACCGTATGATTTTATGGAAAAAGAATATAGCTAA